One window of the Nocardia huaxiensis genome contains the following:
- a CDS encoding MlaD family protein, whose protein sequence is MILDPSGRGPTARQLTLAGLALISAVALLLYLLGLRYTGRFEDKVPVTALLTSTGDGLPARADVKFRGMVVGRVESVEVVAKGLSQRAEIALKPGIAETIPASVAARVIPNNIFGVTAVELVDTAPTQQSLRAGATIPEDTSEGTVQLQTTLNVLRTVLDNIQPEKLGRVLGTLSAALDPQSRVPGSTIERLDTWLTEIHSVPGIGNLLGDLGQAATALSQSAPELVGLLSKSVTTARTLTEQRANLIALLTNGSAAVDSVNSLFAANPDSGKVLVAGLDQLFGSLAQDPQAIPYAIANLNTALQRLQGVFTFGPKKQMVWKMDVSLTPFQQYTAEDCPRYGELAGPRCGGSTVPEVAPAQQVPASYEQLRGLEAVAAVVGGQPTMAQALLLGPVLAGGYLVPAEAEGGK, encoded by the coding sequence ATGATTCTCGATCCCAGCGGCCGTGGTCCCACGGCCCGTCAGCTCACGCTCGCGGGGCTGGCCCTGATCAGCGCGGTGGCGCTGCTGCTGTACCTGCTCGGCCTGCGCTACACCGGGCGCTTCGAGGACAAGGTGCCGGTGACCGCACTGCTCACCAGCACCGGCGACGGCCTGCCCGCGCGGGCGGACGTGAAGTTCCGCGGCATGGTGGTGGGGCGCGTGGAATCCGTCGAGGTGGTGGCCAAGGGGCTGAGTCAGCGTGCGGAGATAGCCCTGAAACCCGGTATCGCCGAGACGATTCCGGCATCGGTGGCCGCGCGCGTGATTCCCAACAATATTTTCGGCGTCACCGCCGTGGAGCTGGTCGACACCGCGCCCACCCAGCAGAGCCTGCGCGCGGGGGCGACCATTCCGGAGGACACCAGCGAAGGCACGGTGCAGTTGCAGACCACGCTGAATGTGCTGCGCACCGTCCTGGACAATATCCAGCCGGAGAAGCTCGGGCGCGTGCTCGGAACCCTGTCCGCCGCACTGGATCCGCAGTCACGGGTGCCGGGCTCGACCATCGAGCGGCTCGACACCTGGCTCACCGAGATCCACTCGGTGCCCGGCATCGGCAATCTGCTCGGCGATCTCGGCCAGGCGGCCACGGCGCTGAGCCAGTCCGCACCGGAACTCGTCGGGCTGCTGTCGAAGTCGGTGACGACGGCGCGCACGCTCACCGAGCAGCGCGCGAATCTCATTGCGCTGCTGACCAATGGCAGTGCCGCGGTGGATTCGGTGAACAGCCTCTTCGCCGCGAACCCCGATTCGGGCAAGGTGCTCGTCGCGGGCCTGGATCAGCTGTTCGGCAGTCTGGCCCAGGATCCGCAGGCCATTCCGTACGCGATCGCGAATCTGAATACCGCGCTGCAGCGGTTGCAGGGCGTGTTCACCTTCGGCCCGAAGAAGCAGATGGTGTGGAAGATGGACGTCTCCCTGACGCCGTTCCAGCAGTACACGGCCGAGGACTGCCCGCGCTACGGCGAGCTCGCCGGACCACGATGCGGCGGTTCGACCGTTCCGGAAGTGGCTCCGGCGCAGCAGGTTCCGGCATCGTACGAACAGCTGCGCGGTTTGGAAGCCGTGGCCGCGGTCGTGGGCGGTCAGCCGACCATGGCGCAGGCGCTGCTGCTCGGCCCGGTGCTGGCCGGCGGCTACCTGGTGCCCGCCGAGGCGGAGGGCGGCAAATGA
- a CDS encoding ABC transporter permease has translation MSSSYTPPALKPVRVVSNALAVPVQANQRLGHQTITFFQALFAIPFVLRHYRKEVLRLTADVGWGNGSLIVGGGTIGVVLALCGFAGITVGMESFTALNLLTMSPLTGAISGFATTRELAPIVATLAFAIQAGCRFTAQLGSMRISEEIDALESIAIRPLPYLVSTRMIAATLTIVPLYSVGLGVAYLATKLSVLILGGTTSGTYDHYFFQFLLGPDVFWSLLKVIVFVMISTFVQCYYGYVATGGPEGVGVAAGRAIKMVIVLVVFTDLFMTLAIWGIDPGFRISG, from the coding sequence GTGAGCAGCTCCTACACTCCCCCGGCACTCAAACCCGTTCGCGTGGTGAGCAATGCGCTCGCGGTTCCGGTGCAGGCCAATCAGCGGCTGGGGCATCAGACCATCACGTTCTTCCAGGCGCTGTTCGCTATTCCCTTCGTGCTCAGGCACTATCGGAAAGAGGTGCTGCGACTGACCGCCGATGTGGGCTGGGGCAATGGCTCGCTCATCGTGGGCGGCGGGACGATCGGCGTGGTGCTGGCGCTGTGCGGCTTCGCCGGAATCACCGTCGGCATGGAGTCTTTCACCGCGCTCAACCTGCTCACCATGAGCCCGCTCACCGGCGCCATCTCCGGCTTCGCCACCACGCGCGAGCTCGCGCCCATCGTGGCCACACTGGCCTTCGCCATTCAGGCCGGCTGCCGCTTCACCGCACAGCTGGGGTCCATGCGCATCTCCGAGGAGATCGACGCACTGGAATCCATTGCCATCCGGCCGCTTCCGTATCTGGTGAGCACCCGCATGATCGCGGCGACGCTGACCATCGTGCCGCTCTACAGCGTGGGGCTGGGCGTCGCGTATCTGGCGACCAAACTGTCGGTGCTCATTCTCGGCGGCACCACCTCCGGCACCTACGACCATTATTTCTTCCAGTTCCTGCTGGGGCCGGACGTGTTCTGGTCGCTGCTCAAAGTCATTGTGTTCGTGATGATCTCGACGTTCGTCCAGTGCTACTACGGGTATGTCGCGACCGGCGGCCCGGAGGGCGTGGGCGTGGCGGCGGGGCGCGCCATCAAGATGGTGATCGTCCTGGTGGTCTTCACGGATCTGTTCATGACCCTGGCTATCTGGGGTATCGACCCCGGCTTCCGGATCTCGGGGTAG